The Struthio camelus isolate bStrCam1 chromosome 5, bStrCam1.hap1, whole genome shotgun sequence genome has a segment encoding these proteins:
- the PRR33 gene encoding proline-rich protein 33 codes for MTMLITVSSSIQPAPLRPQISPPPTLPKPGKDNLRLQKLLKKAAKKNTVLASEQAKSFRSSLSPVNEASPDLQHHGSAPPAETPKTATAPSISLPSRFPIKPVTHHVPSPFRKSKPFTLTVTEQRRIAEHLRFTTSPATSPLHKPGAPETPQQPEGTDTQLPSPRASSIFIFPQLPSSTTSTERAPEVTYITKVHTYFHSVKAPKAKIPTSDQTQATRSNENKRPLSPAAEVSHSESSPRQIPAPLSDSKTMASPPTLEPHPLSPAKAGPPSEALSPVPHKESIKAPYPKPSTSDAHSNKPAILESDTETSGSERVPESPKQHSETPRPSTPSTPWGQVPTEAATPAQADTAGATPTETKGEHAIPPQLAPSVPNTSSPLKAEPPLPLVEEAKPLGVNASGWYRLRKHLIVPPEAPSFPEPEPAKQGQEEASHGKDSSQTSTTQDSQLVKPRTTRMWDAILYQMTVNKKKQQAEEKKVQKEEGFSFPRRLPILLHKPRFDARKLKELAAKPMTKITNVFEVGQYGPKVTEEHTKSFNRMATTWSVN; via the coding sequence ATGACAATGCTGATAACTGTATCATCCTCCATTCAGCCTGCTCCCCTTCGCCCCCAGatttctccccctcccaccctgccAAAGCCAGGGAAGGACAACCTGCGGCTCCAGAAACTCCTGAAGAAAGCAGCCAAGAAGAACACCGTGCTAGCTTCGGAGCAAGCCAAGTCCTTTCGGTCCAGTCTCTCCCCTGTGAATGAGGCCAGCCCTGACCTGCAGCACCATGGCAGCGCTCCCCCAGCGGAGACCCCTAAAACAGCAACAGCTCCATCCATCAGCCTCCCATCCCGCTTCCCCATCAAGCCTGTCACCCACCACGTTCCCTCCCCTTTCCGCAAAAGCAAGCCTTTCACACTGACAGTCACCGAGCAAAGGCGCATTGCTGAACACCTCAGATTCACAACCTCCCCGGCAACATCCCCGCTACACAAGCCAGGCGCTCCTGAGACACCACAGCAACCTGAAGGCACAGACACTCAGCTTCCCTCTCCACGGGCCTCGTCTATATTCATTTTCCCCCAGCTTCCTTCTTCCACAACCAGTACAGAAAGGGCACCAGAGGTTACCTATATCACCAAGGTGCACACTTATTTCCACAGTGTCAAGGCACCCAAGGCTAAGATACCCACATCAGACCAGACCCAAGCAACCCGCAGCAATGAGAACAAAAGGCCACTTTCTCCAGCAGCTGAAGTGAGTCACTCCGAATCATCTCCAAGACAGATACCTGCCCCTCTCAGTGACAGCAAGACTATGGCTTCCCCTCCTACCCTGGAGCCTCATCCACTTTCTCCTGCAAAGGCAGGACCTCCTAGTGAAGCGCTCAGTCCTGTACCACACAAAGAATCTATCAAAGCCCCTTATCCCAAACCCAGCACCTCTGATGCCCACTCCAATAAGCCTGCAATCCTTGAAAGCGACACAGAGACATCTGGATCAGAGAGAGTGCCCGAGTCACCCAAGCAGCACAGTGAGACCCCAAGACCATCGACACCCAGCACTCCTTGGGGGCAAGTACCCACAGAGGCAGCAACCCCAGCACAAGCCGACACTGCGGGGGCCACCCCCACAGAAACAAAGGGAGAACATGCCATTCCCCCTCAGCTGGCCCCCAGTGTACCAAACACCAGCTCACCCCTCAAAGCTGAGCCACCACTGCCGTTGGTGGAAGAAGCAAAACCTCTTGGAGTCAATGCTAGCGGCTGGTATCGCCTCAGGAAGCACTTGATAGTGCCACCAGAGGCACCCAGCTTCCCGGAGCCTGAGCCGGCcaagcaggggcaggaggaagcaagCCATGGGAAAGACAGCTCTCAAACAAGTACCACTCAAGACAGCCAGCTGGTTAAACCAAGGACCACAAGGATGTGGGATGCCATTTTATACCAGATGACAGTcaacaagaaaaagcagcaagcagaagaaaaaaaagtgcagaaggAAGAAGGTTTCTCTTTCCCTCGCCGCTTACCCATTCTTCTACATAAACCACGCTTTGATGCCCggaagctgaaggagctggctgcCAAACCCATGACAAAGATCACCAACGTGTTTGAGGTGGGCCAGTATGGACCTAAGGTGACCGAGGAGCACACCAAGAGCTTTAACAGAATGGCAACAACATGGTCAGTCAACTGA